In Palaemon carinicauda isolate YSFRI2023 chromosome 32, ASM3689809v2, whole genome shotgun sequence, the genomic stretch TTCATCCTTAGAAAACATAATTGAAAAGGGGAATACATTATTTCCAAAAGCAAAAGTTTTCCATAGCAATATACAATGAATTTACAGaatattatgcttttaatattttcaaatttaagaAACAAAAGGAGACAAAGCAAATCTCTAGCCAGGTTTATGATCATTTGCCAGACAGCTTAGGAAGAAAAACTGAGGACACTACATGCTAACAAtataccttgaattccattgatacagaagttctctttttaAAAATCAACccaaaaattaaagcaaaattattagaaatatatataaatcttaaattccCTAATTACAAATATTTTGTCACAGAGGAATCCAAAATAACTCTGGAACCTAAAGATTAGTAAAgaaactggaactcttgaaaacaagtgattgaaaaaaaattaaaaaaggaattacttgaatagaaacaagaaaacaatgagTCATGAAATAGTCAATCAAATGAGTGCACAAAACAGTTCCTAGACTAAGGTATGTAGAGGATAACTCCATACATAATGGATTGTTCAAATAATTGCATAGGTAATATACTGCTCAAAAAACTAATAGATCCCTTCATGATCCAATGAATGCCCAAGGCAACCCCATAAAAGTGTTCTAAATACCACAAAAGACAAAAGTATCCAGAATAATTTCCAAAACTAAGAAGGGTCATGAATAACCaaatggacaaaggaataaggtAGAAACAACTCCACAGACAAAGTGGTCTTCTGAATAAATCAGTGTATGCTACCGAATATTCTGCAAAAAAAGGAATACTCAAAACTGGTAAATCAAATAAGTGCCTTTGATAGCTTAATGAATTAAACTCCTCAAATAACTCAATACATATAGGATTCCAAGATTACAACATAGACTAATGAGTATCCCAAATAGTCTAAAAATCATATAGAGCCTGAATTTCTTCACAATCCACGACTAAAGAGTTCCTTCAATAACTCCATAGACCAAAGACGTTTTAATCAAATCAAAAATAGGGAGTATAATCCCAAAAGCTCGGTAAATCTAGGCATTACCCAACAGCCAATCTTTGcccaaagaaaattcataaaacaagggAACTCTGGAAGACATTTCCAAACATCATGtgccctaaaaaaaaaattgattactaAAGAAAGCCCTTTTAACCCCAAGGTGACCAAttatatatctttaaaacagaattacCAGGAAAAAATTGTAAACAAGGATTCCTTACAAACCATTCTATACAGAAAGGAGGGCCCAACGTAACTCAACAGACTTGAGAACAAACACACAGAACATCAGAATTTACTTTTACAGAGATACTTTAAAACCAAGCTGTATCaccccctcacaaaaaaaaaaaaaaaaaaaaaagtgaaggaaatatttaaaatctcTTGAAACCAAACTGACCCTTTCAAAACTGTCAGGTAAAGTGGTCTCAAAATTCCTTAAGGCAAGCATAGTCATGAAACTTAGAAAAGCTTTGTAAAACTTTGCCAACTCaattatgaaggaaaatattttaatttgatatgGGAATATCATAACTTTTTACATAACTTTCTTATTAATGTTTACAACTAATAATAAGAGTCCCAAAGAAGAAAAGCATAGGGTGAATATCCTTGGAAACCAACAtaagaaattattactattatcaagaaCGAGTTATTGGTTGCTACTGATCTCATTAAAACATTCAGTTCTCTGGATATCTGGAAATATTCTAAATCCAAATTCAATTTCAATGCTTTCTTCCAGTAACCCCTGAAGCAAAATGATTTTAGCTATTTCTTAAAAAGGATACAAATAGGAAGTGTTCAGAAAACCTGAGATGTAAAGAAAACTAAGGTATGAAATCATCATTACATCTATAAATGagatctatattttctatataaaaaacacaataaacttatcatgaaaagggaaataaactttaagaaagtaaaaattattatgtttcaaatctagattaggaataaattTTCAATCGAGTTAGTCTTTAAACTGTGTAGAAAGCCGTAACTCCTTAAAAACCCTAATATTTCCAACTTATCAAACTATCAATAATTAGCCAATGATAAAACATCAGCTTTCCCCAAGATTCCTGAAAAGAGACTAAAGAAGACTTTTGTTTAAAGTCTATATGTTCTCCAAGATGATAACTTACTGGACAGAACCTTCGTTTATACCTAACAACATAAACTTGAAAGCTTAAGCAAAGTCTATATGTTTTCCAAGATGATAACTTACTGGACAGAACCTTCATTTATAACTAACAACATAAACTTgaaagcttaaccctggataggtacgatgggtcgttcgcgaccccgagcgtcaaaaaaaaacaggtttttctcatgtgactcacccccgtgactgaatttgtgggtgatcgacctgcaggaggtgtctcccctacacgctctagtagtgtccagatgtgcattgctgtagctgtactccttccccgatttctgagacgcgtcggggtcgagcgcgaccgagtttacccttctaaggtagtttgcataattatcaaagttattacgtattatgaaattgtcgtagaatggtgcaacttgtataggttatcagttgtggaaagtcttggtggattgtttggctaccatgtgcaggattttttttttagttaaaatgtcgttcatcaccacgaggaccattttaccgcgagtgcccctttttcattttttttcatttttttgccaagtcatttctccgtaagatattgccaaatagtgtcgtaaaacttttgcttgtttagtgttggaaagtgtgtctagatgatctggctacccatgcatgactttgtttttgtcagatacgacgtagctattggtatattgggtatttaactgcggttaccaatttctgttttttttcaatatttgtaaaaattactacgtagtaaggaattgccgtatattattcattttttttttcatgtttatgtgttagaaagtgtgccttgatggttgggctaacacgtgcatgtctttttttttatctgagatgccgtatattagaatgtcaggcattttaccgcgagtatccctttttcatttttttaaatttttttgccaagtcatttttccgtaagatattgcgaaatagtgtcgtaaaacttttgcttttttagtgttggaaagtgtgtctagatgatctggctacccatgcgtgattttgtttttgtcagatacgacgtagttattggtatattgggtatttaactgcggttgccaatttctgttttttttcaatatttgtaaaaatttactacgtagtaaggaattgccgtatattattgattttttttcatgtttatgtgttagaaagtgtgccttgatggttgggctaacacgtgcatgtctttttttttatctgagatgccgtatattagaatgttgggcgtttttccgcgagtgcccctttttatttgttttgcatttttttgcttagtaatgttaccgtaaggaattggcaagtagtgtcgcaaaacttatatttttatagtgttggaaagtgtttctagatgatctggctacccatgcctattttttttttagccagatatggcgtatatataagtatgtgttcgattttcctgtgattgccattttttcgttttttcccatttctttcaaaattactacgtactaaggaactatcacagagtaatgattcatttatatgtttatttgtcggaaaatgtgccttgatggtttgcctagcacgtggctgaaattttttttttctgaaatgccgtatattagaatggccatttttccacgagtgcccctttttatttgttttgcatttttttgcttagtcatgttaccgtaaggaattggcaagtagtgtcgcaaaacttataattttatagtgttggaaagtgtttctagatgatctggctacccatgcctatcttttttttttttagccagatatggcgtatatataggtatgtgttcgattttcctgtgattgccattttttcgttttttcccatttctttcaaaattactacgtactaaggaactatcacagagtaatgattcatttagatgtttatttgtcggaaaatgtgccttgatggtttgcctagcacgtggctgaatttttcttttctgaaatgccgtatattagaatgttagccatttttccgcgagtgcccccttttatttgttttgcattttttcgcttagtcatgttaccgtaaggaattggcaagtagtgtcgcaaaacttatatttttatagtgttggaaagtgtttctagatgatctggctacccatgcctatcttttttttagccagatatggcgtatatataggtatgtgttcgattttccggtgattgccattttttcgttttttcccaattctttcaaaattactacatactaaggaactatcacagagtaatgattcctctagatgtttatttgtcggaaaattttgtttactttttttttgattgaatatcatcaaatttttttagctaaaatattatattgttttacatttttttttttttcgattttatttcccttcaaaaaattttttttgggtctaaatttcaattttatagtcgtaaaataatcgacaattatccagcaacccaccatacaatttttatgcatatccaataataattagattagtaaataacaccttgaaattgacatacccttcctacatttcaagtggcagattagggagtctgagtcagtgtggttggcggccattttgtggatatatccgaagcgtaagctgccctatctatatatattcttgttccctatagaatttgtgatattttggtatatttttacctgcataaatatcatattatatattaaatatatgtattttttttacgaaatttctaagtactcaaaaaattacctttagatatggcccctgatataaatgtaatttacaaaataatgaagatttttttacatatttctattttaggataacatatgtttattccctaaaaaaattagccacttcctaattcatttgggtacccaaaaaaattcatgaaattttgacaaatttttttggccaaaaaaagttactctttttttctcatttcagatcttcacctccatgggtctgacttcatccaaaatacatcaagatgtgtcctaaacattcaagaatcaattcctaaaaggatttgtgtatatatgtataaactttttttttatgaatttttatgtcaggtctttttttttctacttaattttttaaaatatttataataaatagtttttctgcagatgagtagtatttatttttacagttgttttaagcattcattgaagtttttttggcaaaagaaaaaaggaggttactgcaaaaactgatttttcaagaattttttttggcgtcggggtcgttcgcgtccgagtatacccttaaaggggtgtccgaggagcgtacctatccagggttaagcaaagTCTATATGTTCTCCAAGATGATAACTTACTGGACAGAACCTTCGTTTATAACTAACAACATAAGCTTGAAAGCTTAAGCGAAGTCTCCCATTGTCTGTTCAAACCAGTCAATTAACATAAGGTAAGAATTATGATTATTCAACATCATGAGCAAGGTTTCAAATGAAAAAAAGTAGGAAGAATTAAAGTAAATCGCTGCAGCTGAAACTTGGTTTTTCCTTTAAAATGCATCATCCAAGAAGTGAATTCAGAAAAAGCATGATAATCGTCATAGGTGCAAATGATGTGTTCTCATTAAAGGCGAGGCTGAATGACCAACAAATATTCAAAGAATAGGAATGCCTATGGAAAGTAAAGAtagaaacaaaatattgcaatgaaaAGCAAAAGCACACGGTCAAAATCCCAGACTTGTCAAACAAATAATCACAGAATAGGAAGGCCCAATGGAAAGTAACGATAGAAACAAAACCTTATAATGTCAAAACCCTGGAATTAAGTAGCTTCccaatctatcagccttagtccaATATCCACAGATACTACCAAGAGATACGGTACCAGAAAAATACAATGGACAATAAAATTTGCAGTATGAAACAGATCTTCACCCAGTAGGACCTCACCTAATTGAGAAACAGGTTATCAGCTGAACTTTaggtcacaaaaatatataaagttcaGATCAAATACCATGACTTGTagtaatatatcatttaaaaaacacacattataccaTATAATCAAGAGTTTCTGTGTTATTTtagttaaaacaagaaaaaaaatttacctaaagataccacaatgcttgtttgtAAAGAACAAGCCATTTAACATTAGTATTAAAATTTTTAGCTACCGGTAAATATGTTTACTGATTTATAGTAGTACAGTACTATGATCAAGTGTCTGTGTTACTTCAAATGCTACATAGAAATTTCAGCTATCAATTATACAGAAGTACAAATTCAGGTAGCATAAAAATGTTATACCATATGCGCTTAGAAGAATGACAAAAATACAAGAATTGTGGTCAAATCAAATTAGAATTATGTGACAAAACtgaaactcatttaaaatttttctaGTCCTGATAAAATAAGATATCACTATCTTTTTATaccttatataaatacaaaaaaaaattataagtaacaTTTTCAATCGATGACTATACACTAGCGAGTGAAAGATTTAATActgaggcttctagtaaatttagtatgacacaagatAGCAAAAAACTGAGATGGTGATCACAGTTAATGAAGAGGTGATTCAGTGATACATCAAGTTGCAAATAAATTATTACTTAACTCTATGCTTTGTTCtatgttgaaattttcaaataaaaaaaactgacAGTAGTGTTTATGACAGTTAAGAATTAATTagtataatgtaaaaagaaaactatattgcACAGACAGAATCAAATTTTAAGaactatagaaaaataattttgcTGTTGAATTCTAACAGCTAACTTCAACAGATTACTTAGGCAATATCAAGGTACTTGAAACCTAACTGTAACCAGATCTACACAGGAATTTTGAAAATGTCTATTTCTCCCCACACTTGAAACCATGGCAGGCATATTTGTTCAGGAAGTCTCAGATAAGTTTTCTTGAGATTAACGGACATCGCCATTATATCTGCCGTCGTTTAATCTTAAACGACCAAATGTTatcctgaaaataaaaacaattatgaatAAATCCTCATACAATTTAGGACGAAAAAAAGATTCTTATATAGGCAAACTCTAACAAACAATAaaatttctggggcggcctgtgacgcccggtgagaaaggtccttccttatacctttcctaatataaatcttccaaatatactagagaaagataaaagcatggaatgcagaggttacaaccctcgcgcgaacaccttgtaggtgtcgtgtattaaacaaaggcgtgtgtaaaccactattcacaggttgtcttccatttagataatcccttcatcaatggggagggccgtgacaggccctagataacatggttgaactccccaacgacacctaccacgcgcgccctctaggacatccttctgcaagaacatatggcttggcaagggaaaagaggggtggggtccgtatcaaataaccgggaagggtttcaccgggcgtcacaggcctcttcccagaaatagatttttccttcgtcaaaatcccttttctggggcggcctgtgacggccggtgagaatgtaccagagaatgccttccaagcccaataaattaataacataataaggagaaaacaaacaccatgtaaggcaataatataatactgtaagtaaacataaatcataaactagccataggcataggggatgtaatgctaaaataatatgaggaccagggatcacctgagtgtcccgtcgtgaaaggaatcaaACTTACacgtctaagcatatctaaactttacaggaatggtaattacaataacagttaaatcataacaattaaacatggcaaaataacttagggctaacgaaccacccaggagagtggcgacgtggtgtgagaggtggtcaggagggaggagagaagagatggaataaagaaataatcagagattaatggggggagataagactccccgctgcaaccgtagggtatttaagggcctgtaagttctttagatagtggcgtttgaaaaccataggagatttccaacccgtgtattttttaaggtcatcaaagtccatgttctggaagtaattgatagaggtagctattgaccgtatatcatgagcatggggaaatgattccgggttagcatgtttaatgaagtagaggatttgttgtctgataccttgaatggtcaaagtaccaccttgttccctgataaataaggggccagacgagcgggtggcagatctagctaaaaaggtcctgagagtagtgactggacacagcgaaggatccttgggaagagagatgatcttccaaggggaccacctattttgcgggtcctcattttttgctaggaaagctctgtctggggtaagcagtacttcgcctgtagggaggaaatctatgttttccgggttacgtgagagcgctgctagttctgagattctagcacctgaggccatagctgatagaaataacgtcttcctaagcagagtgatataagagcaggactcgttgtcagtgtccgacgcgagtttgaggacattgttcagagaccaagagactttttgtggccgatccaacggccgaagcctagcacatgcttttggaatagatgagaaataggaatcagctagattaatgttaaacccaaccaggaatatcttcttcaaagctgacttgatggtagttatagtgctagctgccaagcccttgtcaaaaaagaacctaaagaacgagatggctaaattcggagtcatacgagtgtggtctgaattctttaggaaacctgctaatttcttaacagccgaatcatattgacgaattgtcgagtcccttttgtccgcttcgatgaagagaacgttttccgggtcaatgtttgcgtctttatgagctgcaaacttcatgaagtccacaaagttagggttttggctatccttgaggaatctgacacagtctgtgtttgaattacttgggttagtttggggaatggaatccggaagggtcggagtttcagctcgaggaggagaggaaaccaactgctctttggccagtgaggtgctactaaggccactgtcccccggaaggagcgtagtttgtgcaatactttcattagaagattcactggtggaaataggtaaatcttcctccaatggttccaatccagggttaatgcgtctatggcataagcctgagggtccatgtttggtgtcacataacaaggaagtttgtgattcatctgagttgcgaatagatctacctgaaggcccggaaccagcctgagtatccactggaatgaaattatgtccagagaccattctgattccagtggtttcgtcctggatagtgagtccgctatcacattctggactcccgctaggtgggttgctgacaggaaccagttcttttctgctgccaaggtgaagatagtgaccaggatctgattcaggttgggcgacttggatcctcctctgttgatgcagtgtactacggctgtgctgtctgacactactctgatgtgggtcgacctcggaggagagagcctcttcagggtcaagaacactgccatggcttcgagaacattgatgtggaagtgtttcatggcgggtgaccaagagccctgaaacatctgacgttcgtagtaacccccccatccactcagagacgcgtctgtatgaattgtcacttgtgggggtgggaattgaagaggaaccgatttagaaaggttcttcggttcggaccatggctgtaatctcattttcaagacagaggggattttcgagaccttgtctcttaaaggtactgtggctctctttctccaaactcgattgatgtctttgagtttggctttcaataggcgatctgttactgaggcgaattgaagaaggccgaggattctttctaaggctcttctggacacctgcctgtgttttagaaaattcttgaccttggaagctatttctcttacctttttgggaggtagaaccagcttgtgccgtgcaaggtcccactgtatgcctaaccattcgaagcggtctgatggaagtaggcgggatttttggagattgacccgaaatcccaggttggcgagaaaacgaagtactttcttcgtagctctgttgcactccagggctgaccgagcccaaataagccaatcgtccagataagcaacgatctgaatcccttggttcctgagttgttctagcaccgtctctcccagtttcgtgaatatcctgggtgcaatgttgaggccgaagggcatgactttgaatgcaaaggctttcctgcctagacggaaacctaggtaaggagagaagtttcgagctattggtacgtgataataggcgtcggtaagatcgatagaggtggtgacggccccacggggaagcagggtacgtacctgagagatggtcaacatccggaacttgtcgcagaggatgtaagaatttagctttgacaagtccaggaccactctcaatgccgacgagcctttcttcggaactgtgaacaggcggccttggaacttcagcgatcgaacccgtttgattgcttttttctgtagtaactcggtggtgtactctctcagaatggatgtgggtctctggaagaaggtcactggtggaggaggggaaccttgtgaccatttccaccccaagcctttggagactatgctgtgagcccacggactgaaggtccaacggtctcgaaagtggtaaagtctcccccctaccggaactatatcattgcgagggagtgaatctaggttctttccctcctcgagaaccccttgtcctaggtccgcctcgttgacggaactgtcctctagccctgtagctacctctctggtgtccacgaaagggacctgagggtccgtagctagggttgtatgcgggtgagggcatccaaacggggttgggttgggtacctgggggagcagtgaggtagaccacctgttgagggtgtttcggctgtagaggagacgaagcagtgggagactgtgaagacgagtgggcaatcgacgattgttggtagtgacctcggctcgtcttgtaaggggcaaacctctgtttcttcctgaagaagttttgtttttgaccttcaaccctctttttggcagtgaggccccacctcacttgcaaattttgatttgctctcgcagcgtcttgtagtaccttgttcacctcctcctgaggaaaaaggttcttaccccagcagggggaagctatcagcctattcggttcatgcctgatcgtggcctcagaaagaacgtgcttcctgcaactaacccgagccgaacaaaactcgtgtaagtcgatttggaaggacagagacaggttctttgtgaatacccggaacatggtctcggtcgggtaaagtgaggttagggactccacggaggtaatggagtggagagacctagccaacctattccgtgcctcaaactcagtcttgagaagaatatctggtaatttaggaagcttctcggagaacagattagaggcacagtctgggtctaacttccctactgtgaaagtagcgggggcatcatcccagatagtaacggtactcggaatgagcatggaggtgggatcggtctctttaagagctggcatggcagaaccttctttgatagcctgaaaagtaagagctgccactttatctgtaataggcaaggtaatacctggagaagctgtaaatatggtgtaggctcctttgtgtggggtgagcttggaattagtgcaaccccagtctgacaacgtcctggcccagaaagattgggcctgctctttagggaatattaccgtttccttcggtaccttgtctaacctaaccaaggcatgttctttcaatcggacgaagccgttgaatgggaattctagttccggagggtaaaattctaagtcctctagaggacgggtgcctatgccctctagagttatggcaccatcaatatatggagcatgtaaggcaaacctccaagggttgtttttctcgaagggaggtaacttcgatgcgtccggggctgaaggagggggcatctgagttccggaacggatgagacttgccaccatatctttgagctccgtcatagctcctcggtctgccctagactgttgaagatattgttgtatctgctctttcacaatatccctgaccatggcggcggataaagggggctcccgagcctgatcctctaacgaagccctggacttagtagactttgacttcttaggagtcacggttttaggtatagcaatatgaacatcaggatcctttgagggtcccggaaccggtgacactgataatggcaaagctgaaggcttaaaggtacgtagtggcttcaccttgggtcgtacaggaatggagggacctagaggagaagccgtaggtttatcaaagccgtgaaaggaagtagtagaggaaggagtgtggggtgaaagggggtccaccaactcaacaccacctacctgctcatccatgggttcctcgtccagacctaggtagggctcg encodes the following:
- the LOC137625693 gene encoding uncharacterized protein, with the protein product MSSFFLQKVRCTARGCSAAFTDPMGHDLCRAHAHCAISFSREPGQAPYTIWFPEACMLCYELSALLLSEEADDESLREARATLRPWVSGFGRNAPAGAPYLLDGDMASRLFPGSTTAAVPPETAAPLIEVIRETILTEEEVLVTEAEPYLGLDEEPMDEQVGGVELVDPLSPHTPSSTTSFHGFDKPTASPLGPSIPVRPKVKPLRTFKPSALPLSVSPVPGPSKDPDVHIAIPKTVTPKKSKSTKSRASLEDQAREPPLSAAMVRDIVKEQIQQYLQQSRADRGAMTELKDMVASLIRSGTQMPPPSAPDASKLPPFEKNNPWRFALHAPYIDGAITLEGIGTRPLEDLEFYPPELEFPFNGFVRLKEHALVRLDKVPKETVIFPKEQAQSFWARTLSDWGCTNSKLTPHKGAYTIFTASPGITLPITDKVAALTFQAIKEGSAMPALKETDPTSMLIPSTVTIWDDAPATFTVGKLDPDCASNLFSEKLPKLPDILLKTEFEARNRLARSLHSITSVESLTSLYPTETMFRVFTKNLSLSFQIDLHEFCSARVSCRKHVLSEATIRHEPNRLIASPCWGKNLFPQEEVNKVLQDAARANQNLQVRWGLTAKKRVEGQKQNFFRKKQRFAPYKTSRGHYQQSSIAHSSSQSPTASSPLQPKHPQQVVYLTAPPGTQPNPVWMPSPAYNPSYGPSGPFRGHQRGSYRARGQFRQRGGPRTRGSRGGKEPRFTPSQ